One Spinacia oleracea cultivar Varoflay chromosome 4, BTI_SOV_V1, whole genome shotgun sequence DNA segment encodes these proteins:
- the LOC110778932 gene encoding protein CHLOROPLAST J-LIKE DOMAIN 1, chloroplastic translates to MAMATSNVISHFPNLTLYRKNPHISSSSSSSSSTFRPSSYSSSFRVLRISQNYSGRVICSAASAAGSSSSDGNSNPYEVLGVSPVEGFDMIKAAYTKKRKDAERRGDEATAALLERAYDKIMMAQLTKRKKGETFGSFKVSKDIKYADKQPVVPWGPRFSKSEVKDICINVAISAVFIAWIFIKQTAEWKPIQFLGFVFVYRIFEKLKAFEPPVSPTFTEDGEDDGRGLRMGKRLLRSLCLVFGCIGLASLAFTGVLNLIEYSGNYIPAALYNSQELIVTSASAVILFILASYYR, encoded by the exons ATGGCAATGGCAACATCAAATGTGATCTCCCACTTTCCTAATTTAACTTTATACCGCAAAAATCCTCacatttcttcttcttcttcttcttcttcttctacttTCCGTCCTTCGTCTTATTCCTCTTCTTTCAG GGTTTTGAGAATTAGCCAAAATTATAGTGGGAGAGTTATATGTTCGGCTGCTTCTGCAGCTGGAAGTTCTAGTTCCGATGGCAATTCAAATCCTTATGAG gTGCTTGGAGTGAGCCCTGTTGAGGGTTTTGACATGATTAAGGCGGCCTATACTAAAAAGCGCAAAGACGCTGAACGGAGAGGTGATGAAGCCACTGCTGCGTTG TTGGAAAGGGCTTACGACAAGATCATGATGGCACAATTAACTAAGAGGAAGAAAGGGGAGACATTTGGCTCATTTAAG GTTTCAAAGGATATAAAATATGCTGATAAGCAGCCAGTGGTGCCTTGGGGACCCAG GTTCAGCAAATCTGAAGTCAAAGATATATGCATCAACGTGGCTATATCTGCTGTATTT ATAGCTTGGATTTTCATCAAACAGACTGCTGAATGGAAGCCGATACAGTTTCTGGGTTTCGTGTTTGTATATCGAATTTTTGAGAAGCTAAAAGCCTTTGAACCACCTGTATCTCCAACATTCACC GAAGACGGTGAGGATGACGGACGGGGTCTACGGATGGGGAAACGCCTTCTTCGATCTCTTTGCCTAGTGTTTGGTTGTATTGGTCTTGCTTCCTTG GCTTTCACTGGTGTTCTGAACCTGATAGAGTATTCTGGCAATTATATACCTGCTGCCCTGTACAACAGTCAG GAACTAATTGTAACTTCTGCATCAGCCGTCATTCTCTTCATCCTGGCATCATATTATAGATGA